A region of Vigna radiata var. radiata cultivar VC1973A chromosome 10, Vradiata_ver6, whole genome shotgun sequence DNA encodes the following proteins:
- the LOC106774750 gene encoding uncharacterized protein LOC106774750 translates to MEPKADHQKPPKMMMLNKLPDKLPELDVEIIKKNSAMLSPTSQSSNMKKSPGRMNCLCSPTTHVGSFRCRHHRSSSGMRRGKSIGSNLAELGSKAGPISDSLNAQ, encoded by the coding sequence atggagcCAAAAGCTGATCATCAAAAGCCACCAAAGATGATGATGCTTAACAAACTCCCTGATAAACTTCCTGAGTTGGACGTTGAAATCATAAAGAAGAACTCAGCAATGCTGTCACCAACGTCTCAGAGctcaaacatgaaaaaatcaccTGGGAGGATGAATTGTCTATGCTCACCCACCACACATGTCGGTTCCTTTAGATGTCGCCACCATCGATCTTCTTCTGGAATGCGTAGAGGAAAATCGATCGGTTCCAACCTCGCAGAATTGGGTTCAAAAGCTGGTCCAATAAGTGACTCACTCAATGCTCAATag
- the LOC106775094 gene encoding uncharacterized protein LOC106775094 produces the protein MLATSAVTSLPVLPPVRRGGHHNEQSVSTSLSLPRLSWTTNNSISPSCAQFPFGTRARSPQIATIICSAALNARCGAEQTQTVTREAPTITHIPGKEKSPQLDDGGTGFPPRDDDDGGGGGGGGGGNWSGGFFFFGFLAFLGFLKDKETEDTYGDDRRR, from the exons ATGTTGGCTACTAGTGCTGTTACCTCTTTGCCCGTATTACCACCAG TGAGAAGAGGTGGCCACCACAATGAGCAGAGTGTCAGTACCTCATTGAGCTTACCAAGACTATCATGGACAACTAATAATTCAATATCTCCTAGTTGTGCACAGTTTCCATTTGGTACAAGAGCTCGCTCTCCTCAAATAGCAACTATAATATGTTCTGCAGCTTTG AATGCAAGATGTGGTGCAGAGCAAACCCAAACTGTTACTCGAGAGGCTCCTACAATTACTCACATTCCTG GAAAGGAGAAGTCACCACAGCTTGACGATGGAGGTACTGGATTTCCACCtcgtgatgatgatgatggtggtggtggaggcgGCGGAGGTGGAGGCAACTGGTCTGGTGGATTCTTCTTTTTTGggtttcttgcttttcttggttTCTTAAAGGATAAGGAAACTGAAGACACATACGGGGATGACCGAAGAAGGTGA